Proteins found in one Amycolatopsis umgeniensis genomic segment:
- a CDS encoding ABC transporter substrate-binding protein encodes MDFARHRGAVALLMASCAVIATAGCGGGSPSARPGGTIEVPSCGRTVALDAPARSVVVVGAGSVDTLFEMGAGDRITGVVGVHARPATQFAARLGHLPDIGDALPGREALLALQADLVLAEQGRTLSGQEGTPTIEQLREAGTASYVVASGCDENPVAAKVTDSFAEIENFGRLLGASDGARDLIGRLRGRLDDVAERTAGRKPVKVAYLTLIGSDLWAFTSGLDVDIVTRAGGRNLWDDPGKPFTVMSREEITAADPEAILFFPSTPTADPREYVRRHFPTTAAVKNDRIHVVAPEDSARTGVRPVYQVETIARFLHPEAFEEK; translated from the coding sequence ATGGACTTCGCCCGCCATCGTGGCGCCGTCGCGCTGCTGATGGCGTCGTGCGCCGTGATCGCCACGGCCGGCTGCGGTGGCGGTTCGCCCTCCGCCCGTCCGGGAGGCACGATCGAGGTTCCGTCGTGCGGCCGCACGGTCGCGCTGGACGCGCCCGCACGGAGCGTGGTGGTCGTCGGCGCCGGGTCGGTCGACACCCTGTTCGAGATGGGTGCCGGTGATCGCATCACCGGAGTCGTCGGAGTGCACGCGCGGCCCGCCACTCAGTTCGCCGCCCGGCTCGGCCACCTGCCCGACATCGGTGACGCGTTGCCGGGCCGCGAAGCGCTCCTCGCCTTGCAAGCCGATCTCGTACTCGCCGAGCAGGGCCGGACCCTGAGCGGCCAGGAGGGCACTCCCACGATCGAGCAGCTGCGGGAAGCGGGCACCGCCTCCTACGTCGTGGCCAGTGGCTGCGACGAGAACCCGGTGGCGGCCAAGGTCACCGACTCCTTCGCCGAGATCGAGAACTTCGGCAGGCTGCTCGGCGCGTCCGACGGCGCCCGGGACCTCATCGGCCGTCTCCGGGGAAGGCTCGACGACGTCGCCGAGCGCACAGCGGGCCGGAAGCCGGTCAAGGTCGCCTACCTCACGCTGATCGGCTCGGATCTGTGGGCCTTCACCAGCGGGCTGGACGTCGACATCGTCACGCGAGCGGGCGGGCGGAACCTGTGGGACGACCCCGGCAAACCGTTCACCGTGATGAGCAGGGAAGAGATCACCGCGGCCGATCCGGAGGCGATCCTGTTCTTCCCGTCGACCCCGACCGCCGACCCGCGGGAGTACGTGAGACGGCACTTCCCGACCACCGCCGCCGTGAAGAACGACCGGATTCACGTCGTGGCACCGGAAGACTCCGCCAGGACAGGGGTCCGCCCGGTGTATCAGGTCGAGACGATCGCGCGTTTCCTGCACCCCGAAGCCTTCGAGGAGAAGTGA
- a CDS encoding ABC transporter ATP-binding protein, whose translation MIRRLYGLWPDPRLLARLWSLTSAQAVLQGLLLGLLIPTLDAVVRPEPDVAAATPWLVPGAIGALIYGTLSVLADPVGYAAGGALAAQLRKRAIRHVSTLPLGWFTAANKARLARAVTADIGDAAHLAVVIGNPVITSTVLPGTVAIIVLLVEWRVACLLCLTALAASFVLRRAARVATEAEVELERASAEVAGRAIELGQAQPVLRAAGQAEGTPRMHAALDEHRRTYRAGMDRARRPFFAYTGVVAAGFVAVLALVAGLMLGGSVGVAEAIVLLVLAARFLQPLGNLIDLVGALRAMTNKISRIEELLAAPALPSPTGPARGISEPSVELSHVTFTYPGGAAPALRDVSLYCPPGSTTALVGPSGSGKTTVTRLIARFFDAEAGTVSVGGVDVRDLEPAVLLDDIAIVFQDVYLFDDTIEHNLRLARPEATWDELRDVARAARLDEVIERLPGGWDTRVGEAGAQLSGGERQRVAIARAMLKRARVVLVDEASSALDPENEAAITQAIANLGADPDRTMLVIAHRPATLAAADQVVSLDAGQVVETGTPAELLRTGGTFARISGQYDQARHWRIGTTAP comes from the coding sequence ATGATCCGCCGGCTCTACGGTCTGTGGCCCGATCCGCGGCTGCTGGCCCGGCTGTGGTCGCTGACCTCGGCGCAGGCCGTCCTGCAAGGGCTGCTGCTGGGCCTGCTCATCCCGACCCTGGACGCCGTCGTGCGCCCCGAGCCCGACGTCGCCGCCGCCACGCCCTGGCTGGTGCCGGGTGCGATCGGAGCGCTGATCTACGGAACGCTCAGTGTCCTCGCGGACCCGGTGGGCTACGCCGCCGGCGGCGCGCTCGCCGCGCAATTGCGCAAGCGGGCGATTCGGCACGTGAGCACGCTGCCGCTGGGCTGGTTCACCGCGGCGAACAAAGCACGGCTCGCGAGGGCGGTGACCGCGGACATCGGCGACGCCGCCCATCTGGCGGTGGTGATCGGCAACCCGGTCATCACCTCGACGGTGTTGCCCGGCACGGTCGCGATCATCGTCCTGCTCGTCGAGTGGCGGGTGGCTTGCCTGCTGTGCCTGACGGCGCTCGCCGCCTCGTTCGTCCTCCGGCGGGCCGCGCGCGTCGCCACCGAAGCCGAGGTCGAACTGGAACGCGCGTCCGCCGAGGTGGCAGGCCGGGCGATCGAACTCGGCCAAGCCCAGCCCGTCCTGCGGGCCGCGGGGCAGGCCGAAGGCACCCCGCGGATGCACGCCGCGCTGGACGAGCACCGCAGGACCTACCGGGCGGGCATGGACCGCGCGCGGCGACCGTTCTTCGCCTACACCGGAGTGGTGGCAGCGGGATTCGTCGCGGTGCTCGCTCTGGTCGCCGGGCTCATGCTCGGTGGAAGCGTCGGAGTCGCCGAAGCGATCGTCCTGCTCGTGCTGGCCGCCCGTTTCCTGCAGCCACTCGGCAACCTCATCGACCTCGTCGGCGCGCTCAGGGCGATGACCAACAAGATCTCCCGTATCGAGGAGCTCCTGGCCGCTCCCGCGCTGCCGTCGCCGACCGGACCGGCCCGCGGGATCAGCGAGCCCTCCGTCGAACTCTCCCACGTCACCTTCACCTATCCCGGAGGCGCCGCCCCGGCTCTCCGGGACGTGTCGCTGTACTGCCCGCCGGGTTCCACGACCGCTCTGGTCGGCCCATCGGGCTCCGGGAAGACGACCGTGACCCGGCTCATCGCCCGGTTCTTCGACGCGGAGGCGGGGACCGTGTCCGTCGGCGGCGTCGACGTCCGCGACCTCGAACCGGCCGTGCTGCTCGACGACATCGCCATCGTCTTCCAGGACGTCTACCTGTTCGACGACACCATCGAGCACAACCTTCGCCTCGCCCGTCCCGAAGCGACCTGGGACGAGCTCCGCGACGTCGCCCGCGCGGCCCGGCTCGACGAAGTGATCGAACGTCTGCCCGGCGGGTGGGACACGCGGGTCGGCGAAGCCGGGGCCCAGCTGTCCGGCGGTGAACGGCAACGGGTCGCGATCGCCCGTGCGATGCTCAAGCGGGCACGCGTCGTCCTCGTGGACGAGGCGAGTTCCGCGCTCGATCCGGAGAACGAGGCCGCGATCACCCAGGCCATCGCCAATCTCGGCGCCGACCCGGACCGCACGATGCTGGTCATCGCGCACCGGCCCGCCACCCTGGCCGCGGCCGACCAGGTGGTCTCGCTGGACGCGGGTCAGGTCGTGGAGACCGGAACGCCCGCTGAATTGCTGCGCACAGGCGGGACTTTCGCGCGCATCAGCGGGCAATACGACCAGGCGCGGCATTGGCGCATCGGGACGACGGCACCGTGA